One genomic segment of Mus pahari chromosome 4, PAHARI_EIJ_v1.1, whole genome shotgun sequence includes these proteins:
- the Prss48 gene encoding serine protease 48 yields the protein MGPAGLEVLLLLLLGAFQGSFTKKKNLQSVCGRPVYTGRIVGGQDAALRRWPWQVSLRFDHTHSCGGSLISDHWVLTAAHCIKRTWYSFLYSVWLGSIDREYSSTGKEYYVSRIATPNRQHHTEADIALLKLSSRVTFSSVILPICLPNISKQLTVPASCWVTGWGQNQEGQYPSTLQELEVPVISSEACEQLYNPIGVFLPDLERVIKEDMLCAGERRARKDSCKGDSGGPLSCHIDGVWTQMGVVSWGLECGKDLPGVYTNVTYYQKWIHAIISRAPPGWGGDCTHMTVLLSLALLASS from the exons ATGGGCCCTGCTGGCCTCGAGgttctgctgctgcttttgctgg GAGCTTTCCAGGGCTcttttaccaaaaagaaaaacttgcAATCAG TATGTGGACGACCTGTATACACTGGACGCATTGTGGGTGGCCAGGATGCTGCTTTGAGGCGCTGGCCCTGGCAGGTCAGCCTGCGTTTCGACCACACCCATTCTTGTGGAGGTTCTCTCATCAGTGACCACTGGGTGCTGACAGCAGCACACTGCATAAAAAG GACCTGGTACAGTTTTCTATACAGTGTGTGGCTTGGATCCATCGATAGAGAGTACTCAAGCACAGGCAAAGAATACTACGTGTCCAGAATCGCCACACCCAACAGACAGCACCATACAGAAGCAGATATTGCCCTACTGAAGCTGTCTTCCCGGGTCACTTTCTCGTCTGTCATTCTGCCCATCTGCTTGCCCAATATCTCAAAGCAGCTGACAGTTCCAGCTTCTTGCTGGGTGACTGGATGGGGACAAAATCAGGAAG GTCAGTACCCCTCTACCCTCCAAGAACTCGAAGTGCCTGTCATTTCCAGTGAGGCATGTGAACAACTCTACAACCCAATTGGCGTCTTCCTCCCGGATCTGGAGAGGGTCATCAAGGAAGACATGCTCTGTGCTGGTGAAAGGCGGGCGAGGAAGGATAGCTGCAAG gGCGATTCTGGAGGGCCTCTGTCCTGTCACATTGATGGTGTCTGGACGCAGATGGGTGTGGTAAGCTGGGGTTTGGAATGCGGTAAGGACCTTCCTGGAGTCTACACCAACGTGACCTACTACCAAAAGTGGATCCATGCCATCATCTCAAGAGCTCCTCCGGGCTGGGGTGGTGACTGCACTCACATGACTGTGTtactttctctggctctcctggCATCCTCCTGA